From Triticum urartu cultivar G1812 chromosome 2, Tu2.1, whole genome shotgun sequence, a single genomic window includes:
- the LOC125535033 gene encoding uncharacterized protein LOC125535033 isoform X2, with protein sequence MEVAMSAVAGELVSRFISLLMSKYHSSIHAQSKEQNLAKRLRHLLLRVGTVVEEADGRYITNSGMLAQLKMFSEAMYGGYRVLDTLMYRALRNSAGVDEVMMNGKGFTHWSQEWAEEAKSSL encoded by the exons ATGGAGGTTGCGATGTCTGCAGTCGCAGGCGAACTTGTCAGCCGGTTCATCTCCTTGCTGATGAGCAAGTACCACTCCTCCATCCATGCACAATCGAAGGAGCAGAATCTGGCGAAGCGGCTGCGGCATCTCCTATTGCGAGTTGGTACCGTCGTCGAGGAGGCGGACGGGCGGTACATAACCAACTCCGGGATGCTAGCCCAGCTCAAGATGTTCTCTGAGGCCATGTATGGAGGGTACCGTGTGCTGGACACCTTGATGTACCGCGCCCTCCGAAACAGCGCCGGCGTCGACGAG GTGATGATGAATGGAAaaggtttcactcattggtcacAAGAATGGGCAGAGGAAGCAAAATCATCATTGTAA
- the LOC125535033 gene encoding uncharacterized protein LOC125535033 isoform X1 — translation MEVAMSAVAGELVSRFISLLMSKYHSSIHAQSKEQNLAKRLRHLLLRVGTVVEEADGRYITNSGMLAQLKMFSEAMYGGYRVLDTLMYRALRNSAGVDEVSSNDSFNSHLYLIKRSRRMADGARCLESDGALESLEAAAANMAEFVMLLGGCERMSRRPYDTYLYTDNFMFSRHAEKQKLLSFLLQHSGPPGHEATAVLPIIGGAKVGKKTLVAHACGDERVRARFSSVLHLNGDSLLMRGRTKFGVKMLVVIEFAFDVGDDEWKRFHSLVTRMGRGSKIIIVSRLQRLARFGSVKPIFLSAMSYDELRYLFKALSFGSEDPTEHPQLVQIADEFAKRFHGTEGSLVATNAYADVLRRNLDVKFWRCILDKGMRMVKRNLAIYGMHPNTLMYHGHPVDMTDFALHPLSMTPYSASFSVKKESPSVTFGGLITDPSVRPKGDFTLIVWESRIPPHKSFPKSVTSCAQVAHQGSVMPGRKRQGVPI, via the coding sequence ATGGAGGTTGCGATGTCTGCAGTCGCAGGCGAACTTGTCAGCCGGTTCATCTCCTTGCTGATGAGCAAGTACCACTCCTCCATCCATGCACAATCGAAGGAGCAGAATCTGGCGAAGCGGCTGCGGCATCTCCTATTGCGAGTTGGTACCGTCGTCGAGGAGGCGGACGGGCGGTACATAACCAACTCCGGGATGCTAGCCCAGCTCAAGATGTTCTCTGAGGCCATGTATGGAGGGTACCGTGTGCTGGACACCTTGATGTACCGCGCCCTCCGAAACAGCGCCGGCGTCGACGAGGTTAGCAGCAACGACTCATTCAACAGCCACTTGTATTTAATCAAGCGTTCTCGGAGGATGGCCGATGGGGCCAGGTGCCTCGAGTCGGACGGTGCCTTGGAAAGCTTAGAAGCTGCTGCTGCTAACATGGCAGAATTTGTTATGCTTTTGGGTGGTTGCGAGCGCATGTCGCGTAGGCCTTATGACACTTACCTCTACACCGACAACTTCATGTTCAGCCGACATGCTGAGAAGCAAAAGCTCTTGAGCTTCTTGTTGCAGCACAGCGGCCCTCCTGGTCATGAGGCAACAGCCGTCCTTCCGATCATAGGGGGCGCCAAAGTTGGGAAAAAAACTTTGGTTGCTCATGCGTGTGGCGATGAAAGAGTCCGCGCACGCTTTTCTTCTGTTTTGCACTTGAATGGTGACAGCCTTTTGATGCGTGGAAGGACTAAGTTTGGGGTGAAGATGTTGGTAGTTATTGAGTTTGCTTTTGATGTAGGTGATGATGAATGGAAaaggtttcactcattggtcacAAGAATGGGCAGAGGAAGCAAAATCATCATTGTAAGTAGACTTCAAAGGTTAGCCCGATTTggatcggtgaaaccgattttcCTAAGTGCTATGTCTTACGACGAGTTGAGATACCTTTTCAAAGCACTATCCTTCGGGAGCGAGGACCCCACAGAACATCCACAACTAGTACAAATAGCAGATGAATTTGCCAAGAGGTTCCACGGTACAGAAGGTTCACTTGTCGCCACAAATGCGTATGCAGATGTGTTGAGAAGGAATCTTGATGTTAAGTTTTGGCGTTGCATACTGGACAAGGGGATGAGAATGGTTAAAAGAAACCTTGCCATTTATGGCATGCACCCGAACACGCTTATGTACCATGGTCACCCAGTGGACATGACGGACTTTGCTCTGCATCCACTTAGCATGACACCTTATAGTGCTAGTTTTTCAGTCAAGAAGGAATCACCAAGTGTGACATTTGGGGGTCTTATAACAGATCCTAGTGTTAGACCCAAAGGAGACTTCACTCTAATCGTATGGGAATCAAGGATACCCCCTCATAAATCATTTCCTAAGTCTGTAACAAGTTGTGCTCAGGTTGCACATCAAGGTAGCGTCATGCCAGGGAGGAAGCGGCAAGGAGTGCCAATCTAA